In Gemmatimonadetes bacterium T265, one DNA window encodes the following:
- a CDS encoding transport permease protein has product MWAARDLLVALGMRDVRLRYKQTVLGVAWVVLQPLVAAGILSVVFGMVAKLPSDGVPYFLFSYVGFLAWNAFQSTLTRAGTSLVQHQNLLTKVYFPRLLLPLSTLFATTLDFLVGSALLAVLLVWYGVRLHPAVVAVPLLFASLQLFALGIGFVVATAAARYRDVQHLLPVATQFLLYASPVAYAISAVPPHLQRAFLFNPLTSLFEAFRWTLLGTGRPSWPALGYSVLMGVAAFGLGAWVFRRAEAQLADVI; this is encoded by the coding sequence GTGTGGGCAGCGCGCGACCTACTCGTCGCGCTCGGGATGCGCGACGTTAGGCTGCGCTATAAGCAGACGGTGCTCGGCGTGGCGTGGGTCGTCCTCCAGCCGCTCGTCGCTGCCGGCATCCTTTCCGTCGTGTTCGGGATGGTGGCCAAGCTGCCGAGCGACGGCGTTCCGTACTTCTTGTTTTCGTACGTCGGGTTCTTGGCCTGGAACGCGTTCCAGAGCACGCTCACCCGGGCGGGCACGTCGCTCGTGCAGCATCAGAACTTGCTAACGAAGGTCTACTTCCCACGGCTCTTGCTCCCGCTTTCGACACTGTTCGCGACGACGCTCGATTTCCTGGTTGGAAGTGCGCTCCTCGCGGTGCTCCTCGTCTGGTACGGCGTCCGGTTACATCCGGCGGTCGTCGCGGTGCCGCTTCTGTTTGCGAGCCTGCAATTATTCGCACTCGGTATCGGGTTCGTGGTCGCCACGGCAGCGGCGCGATACAGGGACGTACAGCACCTGCTTCCCGTCGCGACGCAGTTTCTACTCTATGCGAGCCCCGTGGCGTACGCGATCTCCGCGGTGCCGCCACATCTGCAGCGCGCCTTCCTGTTCAATCCACTGACGAGCCTGTTCGAGGCGTTCCGATGGACGCTACTCGGGACCGGGCGTCCGTCGTGGCCGGCCCTCGGCTATTCAGTGCTCATGGGTGTCGCCGCGTTCGGACTCGGTGCGTGGGTCTTCCGGCGCGCGGAGGCGCAACTCGCCGATGTCATCTGA
- a CDS encoding polyprenyl glycosylphosphotransferase produces MSSLAPALPRAADARVFPQGAGARTPTLPYPVLLQMRARAAMRKHMLRAAARRAGLLAADLAALAALRFALGELREGGLLGTGIQEVARLLLPKGSLYPYEFTAALVLGLWAVGAYTGGKGRKSGRAVVVGTALGVALISWDRFWASVTLHGAASAFSIYSALSFVLCACAVSAVLLVERLLVDRCVGWLRAMPVSTVRVLAVGPAEDCRRALRGHVDQERACTIVGYVHTDAEPDADAAGGVPDLVRILFAQRVDAVLLCGDIGVGTMGDVVGLADSAGCRVLAMRRLSGTAGLQAAHATIGGLPVVQLTRPTLRGGQLAAKRAFDLALATAGLVALSPALLALAALVRATSRGPAVYRQVRVGEGGRPFKMYKFRSMVADADARRAALDAQNIYGDGRLFKVKNDPRVTPLGRVLRATSLDELPQLWNVVRGDMSLVGPRPPMFTELAVYDDHDYVRFDMKPGVTGPWQVAGRNAITDFDEVVRLETEYMRGWTLWRDVGILARTVPAVFGRAGAL; encoded by the coding sequence ATGAGCAGTCTTGCGCCCGCGCTGCCGCGCGCCGCCGACGCCCGTGTGTTCCCGCAAGGCGCGGGGGCCCGGACGCCGACGCTACCGTACCCGGTCCTGCTCCAGATGCGGGCGCGGGCCGCGATGCGCAAGCACATGCTGCGCGCGGCGGCGCGCCGCGCGGGACTGCTCGCGGCCGACCTCGCCGCGCTCGCGGCGCTCCGCTTCGCGCTCGGCGAGCTGCGCGAGGGGGGACTCCTCGGCACGGGGATCCAGGAAGTCGCGCGGCTGCTGCTGCCCAAGGGGTCGCTCTACCCGTACGAGTTCACGGCCGCGCTCGTGCTCGGGCTGTGGGCCGTCGGCGCCTACACGGGCGGTAAGGGGCGGAAGAGCGGGCGCGCCGTGGTGGTCGGCACCGCGCTCGGGGTCGCACTGATCTCCTGGGACCGGTTCTGGGCGAGCGTGACGCTGCACGGCGCGGCGAGCGCGTTCTCGATCTACAGCGCGCTCAGCTTCGTCCTCTGCGCGTGTGCGGTGAGTGCCGTCCTGCTCGTCGAACGGCTGCTGGTCGATCGGTGCGTCGGGTGGTTGCGCGCGATGCCCGTGTCCACCGTGCGCGTCCTTGCCGTCGGCCCGGCCGAAGACTGCCGCCGCGCGCTGCGGGGGCACGTGGACCAGGAGCGCGCCTGCACGATCGTCGGCTACGTGCACACGGACGCCGAGCCCGACGCCGACGCGGCCGGCGGAGTCCCGGATCTCGTGCGGATTCTTTTCGCGCAGCGCGTCGACGCGGTGCTCTTGTGCGGCGACATCGGCGTGGGGACGATGGGCGACGTGGTCGGTCTGGCCGACTCCGCGGGGTGCCGCGTGCTCGCGATGCGGCGGCTGTCGGGCACGGCCGGGCTGCAGGCGGCGCACGCGACGATCGGCGGCCTGCCGGTCGTCCAGCTCACGCGCCCGACGCTCCGCGGCGGCCAGCTCGCCGCGAAGCGGGCGTTCGACCTCGCGCTGGCGACGGCCGGCCTCGTCGCGCTCTCGCCGGCGCTGCTCGCGCTCGCGGCGCTCGTGCGCGCGACGTCGCGCGGGCCGGCGGTCTACCGGCAGGTGCGCGTGGGGGAGGGCGGCCGGCCGTTCAAGATGTACAAGTTCCGCAGCATGGTCGCCGACGCCGACGCCCGGCGCGCGGCGCTGGACGCGCAGAACATCTACGGCGACGGGCGGCTGTTCAAGGTGAAGAACGACCCGCGCGTCACGCCGCTCGGGCGCGTGCTGCGGGCGACGAGCCTGGACGAGCTGCCGCAGCTGTGGAACGTGGTGCGGGGCGACATGTCGCTCGTCGGGCCGCGGCCGCCGATGTTCACGGAACTCGCGGTGTACGACGACCATGATTATGTGCGGTTCGACATGAAACCGGGGGTAACGGGGCCGTGGCAGGTGGCGGGGCGGAACGCGATCACGGACTTCGACGAGGTCGTGCGGCTAGAGACGGAGTACATGCGGGGGTGGACCTTGTGGCGGGACGTTGGGATCCTGGCGCGCACGGTGCCGGCGGTGTTCGGGCGGGCGGGGGCGCTATGA